A stretch of Spirosoma oryzicola DNA encodes these proteins:
- a CDS encoding cob(I)yrinic acid a,c-diamide adenosyltransferase codes for MKIYTRAGDTGQTALIGGRRVSKADLRIDAYGTVDELNAWIGLVRDQPINSQRKEFLKEIQDRLFTIGAELATDPEKAPKRPVPSIVANDVFLLEQAMDTMDIDLPELRSFVLPGGHESVSFCHLARTVCRRAERMVIRLNEEFLIDNLVIQYLNRLSDYLFVLCRKMSYELDVEEVSWKPRT; via the coding sequence ATGAAGATTTATACAAGAGCAGGCGATACAGGCCAGACCGCTCTAATTGGGGGGCGTCGAGTCAGCAAAGCCGACTTGCGCATCGATGCATACGGTACCGTCGATGAATTAAACGCCTGGATCGGTTTAGTACGCGATCAGCCAATAAATTCGCAACGAAAAGAGTTTTTGAAAGAAATTCAGGACCGGTTGTTTACCATTGGCGCTGAACTCGCTACGGATCCGGAGAAAGCGCCCAAACGCCCGGTTCCGTCTATTGTAGCAAACGACGTTTTCTTATTGGAACAGGCGATGGATACGATGGATATTGATCTACCGGAACTTCGATCGTTCGTTTTGCCCGGTGGTCACGAGTCCGTATCCTTTTGCCACCTGGCTCGTACCGTTTGCCGCCGGGCCGAACGAATGGTGATTAGGCTAAACGAAGAGTTTTTGATAGATAATTTGGTAATACAATACCTAAACCGCTTGTCTGATTACCTGTTTGTGCTTTGCCGCAAAATGTCTTATGAACTGGATGTAGAAGAGGTCAGCTGGAAGCCCAGAACGTAG
- a CDS encoding MFS transporter: MENKPGNFRWTVVTLLFFATTINYLDRQVIGLLKPTLESEFSWTETDYSRIVMAFAAAYAIGLLLFGRIIDRIGTKLGYTISLIAWSLAAIAHAVATSTFGFGVARAALGLGESGNFPAAIKAVAEWFPKKERAFATGIFNSGANIGAVVAPVMVPWILGVYGWEEAFIITGAIGFIWLVFWLIYYEVPARQKRVSQAELAYIHSDNEIESENAKPVQWAKLFGIRQTWAFVFGKMLTDPIWWFFLFWLPSYFSTTFNLDLKKPSLPLVIVYTATTIGSIGGGYLSSYLIRRGWTVFKARKTAMFLFAVAVVPIMAARYATDIWQAVALISLAAAAHQAWSANIYTTASDVFPKKALSSVIGIGGMAGSVGGIFFPLLVGWLLDTYKEAGNLNGGYNLIFIICGSAYLLAWLIMHFFTPRMEMVNLDEPVKSPESVSVS, translated from the coding sequence ATGGAAAATAAGCCCGGAAATTTTCGCTGGACAGTAGTAACGCTACTGTTTTTTGCTACCACAATCAACTACCTCGACCGGCAGGTGATCGGTTTGCTCAAACCTACGCTTGAAAGCGAATTTAGCTGGACCGAAACGGACTACAGTCGAATTGTTATGGCCTTTGCTGCGGCTTATGCCATCGGCCTACTACTTTTCGGGCGGATCATCGACCGGATCGGTACCAAGCTGGGTTACACCATTTCGTTGATAGCCTGGAGTTTAGCCGCTATCGCTCATGCCGTAGCTACCAGCACGTTTGGGTTTGGCGTAGCACGGGCGGCACTTGGTTTAGGTGAATCGGGTAACTTTCCGGCAGCTATTAAAGCCGTAGCGGAATGGTTTCCGAAAAAAGAACGGGCATTTGCTACGGGTATTTTTAACTCCGGCGCTAATATTGGTGCCGTCGTTGCGCCCGTGATGGTTCCGTGGATTTTGGGCGTTTACGGTTGGGAAGAAGCGTTTATTATCACGGGAGCTATCGGGTTTATCTGGTTAGTCTTCTGGCTGATTTACTATGAAGTTCCTGCCCGGCAAAAACGCGTATCGCAGGCAGAACTGGCGTATATCCATAGCGATAACGAAATAGAATCAGAAAATGCCAAACCTGTTCAATGGGCTAAGTTGTTTGGTATTCGGCAAACATGGGCGTTCGTGTTCGGTAAAATGCTCACCGATCCCATCTGGTGGTTTTTCCTGTTCTGGCTTCCCTCCTATTTTTCCACTACGTTCAACCTGGACCTTAAAAAACCAAGCCTACCGCTGGTGATCGTCTACACCGCGACAACGATTGGTAGTATTGGGGGTGGTTATCTTTCATCCTACCTGATTCGGCGTGGATGGACTGTGTTCAAGGCGCGCAAAACGGCCATGTTCTTGTTCGCCGTGGCTGTAGTACCCATCATGGCCGCTCGGTATGCTACCGACATTTGGCAGGCTGTAGCCCTCATTAGCTTGGCGGCAGCCGCTCACCAGGCTTGGAGCGCCAACATTTACACCACCGCATCCGATGTATTTCCTAAAAAAGCGCTTAGCTCCGTAATCGGGATCGGCGGTATGGCAGGGTCCGTCGGCGGCATCTTTTTTCCATTACTCGTCGGCTGGTTGTTGGATACGTATAAAGAAGCGGGTAACCTCAACGGTGGGTATAATTTGATCTTTATCATTTGCGGCAGTGCTTATCTACTCGCCTGGTTGATCATGCACTTCTTTACACCCCGTATGGAAATGGTTAACCTCGATGAGCCTGTAAAGTCGCCCGAGTCGGTGAGCGTTTCGTAA
- a CDS encoding sterol desaturase family protein, translated as MPFSLFGADKISLESINSVEKSIPNIILWAVPVMLFFTVIEMVVAYYQEHDFYDKKETIGSVLVGLGNLVVSAAIKLALLYLCVWIYNALPWRMEFQWWTLIPCYIIYDFFSYWAHRVSHEQRFWWATHVVHHSGEHYNLTVSYRLSWIQHIKIIFFLPVAFMGFHPIIFFVTNQIAVLFQFWVHTEYIRRMPSWVEYIFATPSNHRVHHGSQEQYIDKNYGATFIFWDRMFGTFEPEVEPVIYGITTNIPNKANPLFINFHEVADMINDVKQARGFRKKMFYMFGSPVAIAEEKKRLEVKETAEEQVTV; from the coding sequence ATGCCATTTTCTTTGTTTGGTGCCGATAAAATTTCTTTGGAAAGCATTAATAGTGTCGAGAAAAGTATTCCCAACATTATCTTATGGGCAGTGCCGGTAATGCTATTTTTCACAGTCATAGAAATGGTCGTTGCTTATTATCAAGAGCACGATTTTTACGATAAAAAAGAAACAATCGGTTCTGTTTTGGTCGGCCTCGGTAATCTGGTAGTATCCGCTGCGATTAAATTAGCCCTGCTGTACTTGTGCGTCTGGATCTACAATGCACTACCCTGGCGTATGGAGTTTCAGTGGTGGACGCTGATTCCCTGTTATATCATCTACGATTTCTTTAGCTACTGGGCGCACCGGGTTTCGCACGAGCAACGCTTCTGGTGGGCAACACACGTAGTTCACCACTCCGGCGAGCATTATAACCTGACTGTTTCGTACCGACTTAGCTGGATTCAACACATAAAGATTATTTTCTTTCTGCCCGTAGCGTTCATGGGCTTCCACCCGATTATTTTCTTTGTTACCAATCAGATTGCGGTTTTATTCCAGTTCTGGGTTCACACCGAATACATTCGTCGGATGCCATCCTGGGTTGAGTACATTTTTGCAACTCCTTCTAATCACCGGGTTCATCATGGCTCGCAGGAACAGTACATCGACAAAAACTACGGTGCGACCTTTATTTTCTGGGACCGGATGTTCGGCACTTTCGAACCAGAAGTAGAGCCTGTTATTTACGGTATCACCACCAACATTCCCAACAAAGCGAATCCTTTGTTTATCAACTTCCACGAAGTAGCGGATATGATCAACGATGTCAAACAGGCACGTGGATTCCGCAAGAAGATGTTCTACATGTTTGGTAGTCCAGTAGCCATTGCGGAAGAGAAAAAGCGTCTTGAAGTAAAGGAAACCGCTGAGGAACAAGTAACGGTCTAA
- a CDS encoding branched-chain amino acid aminotransferase, with protein MTTDVLQIELRKAERSRIQEVDFNHLPFGKHFSDHMFVADFIDGQWQNQMIVPFDNFTLSPALSSLHYGQSIFEGMKAFKSESGEVMMFRPYKNFERMNESAKRMCMATLPEEVFMGGLEALLRVDADWVPTAPDSSLYIRPYMFATDTYLGVAPSKTYRFCIFTCPVGAYYSNPPKLKVETEYIRSAPGGVGYAKCAGNYAGSMYPTLLAQQQGYDQLIWTDAREHKYIEESGTMNIMFMIDGKLVTPATSDSILQGVTRDSILQIARSWGITVEERLVSIEEVISGIESGRLTEAFGAGTAVGSSPYSLIGYNGKDHMLPEFAPEESFAVRVRNYLADLRTGKVDDTFGWMHTV; from the coding sequence ATGACGACGGACGTCTTGCAAATTGAATTGCGGAAAGCGGAGCGCTCCCGGATTCAGGAGGTAGATTTTAACCATCTGCCTTTCGGAAAACATTTCTCGGATCACATGTTCGTGGCCGACTTTATTGACGGTCAGTGGCAGAATCAAATGATCGTGCCGTTTGACAACTTTACGCTAAGTCCGGCTCTATCGTCACTTCATTACGGTCAGTCTATTTTTGAAGGCATGAAAGCATTCAAAAGTGAATCGGGTGAGGTAATGATGTTCCGTCCTTACAAGAACTTTGAACGCATGAACGAGTCGGCCAAGCGGATGTGCATGGCCACCCTGCCCGAAGAGGTTTTTATGGGCGGTCTGGAAGCGCTGCTGCGCGTGGACGCCGACTGGGTTCCAACCGCCCCTGACAGTTCGCTGTACATCCGGCCTTATATGTTTGCGACCGATACATATCTGGGTGTGGCTCCGTCAAAAACGTACCGTTTCTGCATTTTTACCTGCCCGGTTGGCGCTTATTATTCAAACCCACCAAAGCTAAAAGTTGAAACGGAGTACATCCGCTCGGCTCCAGGTGGCGTGGGCTACGCAAAATGCGCAGGAAACTATGCCGGTTCGATGTATCCAACGTTGCTGGCTCAACAACAAGGTTACGATCAGTTGATCTGGACGGACGCGCGCGAGCACAAATACATCGAGGAATCAGGCACGATGAACATCATGTTCATGATCGACGGAAAACTGGTGACTCCCGCAACCTCGGATTCAATTTTGCAAGGTGTTACCCGCGATTCGATTCTACAGATTGCCCGCAGTTGGGGGATCACGGTTGAAGAACGGCTTGTATCCATCGAAGAAGTGATTAGCGGGATCGAATCCGGGCGGTTGACCGAAGCGTTCGGTGCTGGAACAGCGGTTGGTTCGTCGCCTTACTCACTGATCGGCTACAATGGCAAAGACCATATGCTGCCCGAATTTGCACCCGAAGAATCATTCGCCGTTCGCGTTAGAAATTACCTGGCCGATCTGCGCACCGGCAAGGTTGACGATACATTTGGCTGGATGCATACCGTCTAG
- a CDS encoding BamA/TamA family outer membrane protein produces MIPNCRLSVALVLTALFLSFQAWAASSADSSRSVLIRSVVLNGNYRTRDRIILREMTLHPGDTVRLADLAGRVAWDQRNINNTNLFVTVDVSTVQVTPDDSTQLGLLDLTVNLKERWYLIAYPVFDIADRNLNEWWYDRGRDLRRVIYGGRLSYRNVTGNNDVLQVAIERGFLQRTVVSYSRPYIDKAQRIGLRADLAYMTNKEIPYRTLADKWVYIKDEQVLRERAYAGLVLTHRRGLYHYHVLDTRYTRLTIADTIAKLNPDYFLDGRTHQQYLSMSYNYRYDQRDNVSFPLRGKVITAGIGVSGILPSDNFRFLELSSSMTRYWPLGGRFYAAGSIRGRATWPTRQPYFNLRGLGSSSEMVRGYELYVIDGQRSVIWRNSLRYQLFNTVKQLNWLHIRQFNTIPIAAYITAFGDAGYVSSTVAEQYQSKLANRLLLGTGLSLDIVTYYNFVMRFSGSVNRQGKAGFFFNLAQEF; encoded by the coding sequence ATGATTCCGAATTGTCGGCTGTCCGTTGCTTTGGTGCTTACGGCCTTATTTCTTTCGTTTCAAGCGTGGGCAGCATCCTCGGCAGATTCGTCGCGTTCGGTCCTGATCCGCTCGGTTGTTCTCAACGGAAATTACCGCACTCGCGACCGTATTATTTTGCGTGAGATGACATTACATCCGGGCGATACCGTTCGGCTAGCTGACCTCGCCGGACGCGTAGCCTGGGATCAGCGAAACATCAACAACACGAATCTGTTTGTAACCGTCGATGTCTCCACGGTGCAGGTAACTCCGGACGATTCTACGCAACTGGGGCTTCTCGATCTGACCGTTAACCTGAAAGAGCGGTGGTATCTGATTGCTTACCCCGTATTTGATATAGCCGACAGAAACCTGAACGAATGGTGGTACGACCGGGGACGGGATCTGCGACGGGTTATCTACGGCGGACGGCTCAGCTATCGAAATGTGACGGGAAACAACGACGTGCTTCAGGTCGCCATTGAACGGGGTTTCTTACAGCGCACGGTGGTCTCGTATTCCCGACCGTACATCGACAAGGCGCAGCGGATCGGACTGCGGGCGGATCTGGCTTACATGACCAACAAAGAAATTCCGTATCGAACGTTGGCCGACAAATGGGTATACATTAAAGATGAACAGGTGTTGCGTGAGCGGGCTTACGCGGGCTTGGTTCTGACGCATCGGCGCGGGCTTTACCACTATCACGTGCTGGATACGCGCTATACCCGCCTTACAATTGCGGACACAATCGCGAAGCTGAACCCCGATTATTTTCTGGATGGACGTACTCATCAGCAATACCTGTCGATGAGCTACAATTACCGCTACGATCAGCGGGACAATGTATCGTTTCCACTGCGGGGAAAAGTGATTACCGCTGGTATCGGTGTATCGGGAATACTGCCTAGTGATAATTTCCGGTTTCTCGAACTGTCGTCCTCCATGACGCGCTACTGGCCGTTGGGCGGGCGTTTCTACGCGGCTGGCAGTATTCGCGGGCGCGCCACCTGGCCGACACGGCAGCCTTACTTTAATCTACGCGGCTTAGGAAGTTCCAGCGAAATGGTACGTGGGTATGAGCTGTACGTAATCGATGGTCAGCGATCCGTGATCTGGCGTAATAGTTTGCGCTATCAGCTTTTCAATACAGTCAAACAACTCAACTGGCTGCACATTCGCCAGTTCAATACGATTCCGATTGCGGCTTACATCACGGCTTTCGGCGATGCCGGTTACGTGAGTAGTACCGTCGCTGAACAGTATCAGAGTAAACTGGCCAACCGCTTGTTGTTAGGAACGGGACTTAGCCTCGATATCGTAACGTATTACAATTTCGTCATGCGATTTAGTGGGTCAGTTAACCGGCAGGGAAAGGCAGGCTTCTTCTTTAACCTTGCTCAGGAGTTTTGA
- a CDS encoding ABC transporter ATP-binding protein: MNYDLNQFVGQKEEKNATYKALRKLLALINDEHRTLAFAFAAILINSALLLLGPILIGRTIDQYIQHKQFDGVLRNAGILLVIYLIAFATGYTQTRLMGGVGQRTLFKLRNAVFNKLQELPVAFFNQNKAGDLISRVNNDTDKLNLFFSQALMQFISSIFMMTGAGLFLLFINLPLGAAALSPALLLWFFTQATSAWVKRKNALNLKSVGDMSAEIQESLNNFKVIIAFNRRDYFRKRFEKANQQNYKTAIGAGLANNVYLPIYGLSAQLGQLIVLSFGIYLIATDRFTVGLLISFLSYVTNFYNPLRQLATLWTSFQVALAGWDRISHLLALQTNLTTIEQPLATPDSALLSFRHVSFAYPTGREVLHDINFELEKGKTYALVGPTGGGKTTTASLMARLYDPTSGIILLGGKDIRAYSPAERAQKIGFILQEPFLFTGTVRDNILYGNSQYQQYTNEQLTDVIHAANLQELLKRFDEGLDTTVQTSGDAISLGQKQLIAFMRAVLRNPDLLILDEATANIDTVTEKLLDEILQNLPAKTTLIIIAHRLNTIERADDIYFINAGQVTKAGSLNDAVTMLLHGKQVS; this comes from the coding sequence ATGAATTACGATCTTAACCAGTTTGTCGGGCAAAAAGAAGAGAAAAACGCTACCTACAAAGCACTTCGAAAACTGCTGGCGCTGATCAATGATGAGCACCGAACGCTGGCTTTTGCCTTTGCGGCTATTCTCATTAATTCGGCATTGCTGCTGCTTGGTCCTATCCTTATTGGACGAACCATCGATCAATACATCCAGCACAAGCAATTCGATGGCGTGTTGAGGAATGCCGGTATTTTGCTGGTAATCTACCTGATTGCCTTCGCGACCGGGTACACGCAGACACGGTTGATGGGTGGGGTGGGCCAGCGAACCTTGTTCAAACTTCGCAATGCGGTCTTCAATAAACTACAGGAGTTACCCGTCGCTTTTTTCAATCAAAACAAAGCGGGCGATCTTATTTCGAGAGTCAACAACGACACCGATAAACTAAACTTGTTTTTCTCGCAGGCGCTGATGCAGTTTATTAGCAGCATCTTTATGATGACGGGTGCGGGACTCTTTTTGCTGTTTATCAACCTGCCGCTCGGTGCTGCCGCTTTATCGCCCGCTTTGCTGCTTTGGTTTTTTACCCAGGCTACCTCAGCCTGGGTGAAGCGTAAAAATGCGCTTAATCTGAAAAGCGTAGGTGATATGAGCGCCGAGATTCAGGAAAGCCTGAATAATTTCAAAGTCATTATTGCGTTCAACCGACGCGACTATTTCCGGAAACGGTTCGAGAAAGCCAACCAGCAGAATTACAAAACGGCTATCGGCGCTGGTCTGGCCAACAACGTTTATCTGCCGATTTACGGACTCTCGGCTCAACTGGGGCAGTTGATCGTTCTTTCGTTCGGTATTTATTTGATCGCAACGGATCGTTTTACCGTCGGCCTGCTGATTAGTTTTCTCAGCTATGTGACCAACTTCTATAATCCCTTGCGACAACTGGCAACGTTATGGACGAGCTTTCAGGTGGCGCTGGCCGGATGGGATCGAATTTCTCATCTGTTGGCGTTACAAACGAATCTGACAACCATTGAACAACCATTGGCAACACCGGATAGCGCGTTGCTATCGTTCAGGCACGTGTCGTTTGCTTATCCAACTGGCCGGGAAGTACTGCATGATATAAACTTTGAGCTGGAGAAGGGCAAAACGTACGCTCTGGTTGGCCCTACCGGGGGTGGTAAAACAACCACCGCTTCGTTGATGGCCCGCTTGTACGACCCAACCAGTGGTATTATACTACTTGGCGGAAAAGATATTCGGGCGTACAGTCCAGCAGAGCGAGCACAAAAAATCGGGTTTATTCTCCAGGAGCCTTTCTTGTTTACCGGTACCGTCCGCGACAACATCCTATACGGTAACTCGCAATATCAGCAGTATACCAACGAGCAACTAACTGATGTTATTCACGCGGCTAATTTGCAGGAATTGCTGAAGCGATTTGATGAGGGGCTAGACACGACCGTCCAGACAAGTGGTGACGCGATCAGTCTAGGGCAAAAGCAGCTAATTGCTTTCATGCGTGCCGTGTTACGCAATCCAGATCTGTTGATTCTTGACGAAGCTACCGCGAATATCGACACGGTTACTGAAAAATTGCTGGATGAAATTCTACAGAATCTGCCCGCAAAAACAACGCTTATCATTATCGCCCACCGCCTGAATACCATCGAGCGGGCCGACGATATCTATTTTATCAATGCGGGGCAGGTTACAAAAGCCGGTTCGCTTAACGACGCTGTTACCATGCTTCTTCACGGTAAACAGGTGAGCTAA
- a CDS encoding SPFH domain-containing protein — protein MEFLSLMSAWSWVILLVLAVVLYKLVLRFLFGMVIVPEDRIGLITKKYVLVGQDRGLPDGRIIATKGEAGYQAQTLAPGLYWWLWPWQYGVTMQPFTVVPEGKIGLVLSNDGAELPTGNILARRVDCDNFQDTERFLNGNGQKGRQTAMLTPGTYRINTFAFTITIADMTVIKENMVGIITTLDGAPLQPGQIAGKTVEGHNNFQDVDSFLKNGGNRGLQPQVVLAGSYYINPWAVQIEEIPMTEVPIGHVGVVISYIGEDGEDLTGESFKHGNIVRRGFRGVWMEPLGPGKYPVNTYTMKVEGVPTTNLVLNWANARTESHDLDRNLSTITVRSKDGFPFNLDVAQIIHIPSAEAPKVIARFGSMNNLVSQVLEPTIGNYFRNSAQDSDVIAFLSTRKERQEAAREHIRAVLEVYNVNAVDTLIGDIVPPDSLMKTLTDRKIAQEEEKTYETQRMAQEKRQGMERETALADIQREVVKAQQSVEIAQRTADAAVKKSEGEARSLKLQVGAEAEATKIRAEANAEARRRQSAADAEATKLTADAEAERIAKTGTAEAEKILAIGRSTAEAYELQVKAMGEENFTRFKITEEIGKGNIRVIPDIVINGGSGTDGSLNGLMGLKLLEQIEERKSGRSTKIVDVLKPVESKPGKNE, from the coding sequence ATGGAATTTTTATCGCTCATGTCCGCATGGAGCTGGGTAATCCTGCTCGTCCTGGCGGTGGTACTGTACAAACTGGTACTCCGCTTTTTGTTCGGGATGGTTATTGTTCCCGAAGACCGTATTGGTCTGATTACCAAAAAATACGTTTTAGTCGGTCAGGATCGTGGCTTGCCCGACGGTCGGATCATTGCGACGAAAGGCGAAGCGGGTTATCAGGCGCAAACGCTGGCACCGGGTCTGTACTGGTGGCTATGGCCCTGGCAGTACGGTGTTACGATGCAGCCGTTTACGGTCGTTCCCGAAGGAAAAATCGGCTTGGTGTTGTCGAACGACGGTGCTGAACTACCGACGGGTAACATTCTGGCCCGACGGGTGGACTGCGATAACTTTCAGGACACCGAACGTTTTCTCAATGGAAATGGTCAGAAAGGGCGGCAAACGGCAATGCTGACGCCTGGAACGTACCGGATCAATACTTTTGCGTTTACCATTACCATCGCCGACATGACCGTTATCAAAGAAAACATGGTCGGTATCATTACTACACTTGACGGCGCACCCCTGCAACCGGGCCAGATCGCGGGTAAGACGGTCGAAGGACACAACAACTTCCAGGATGTAGATTCATTCCTGAAAAACGGCGGCAACCGAGGGCTTCAGCCGCAGGTGGTGCTGGCCGGATCGTACTACATAAATCCGTGGGCCGTTCAAATCGAAGAGATTCCCATGACCGAAGTACCGATTGGTCATGTCGGTGTGGTGATTTCGTACATCGGCGAGGATGGCGAGGACCTGACGGGCGAATCCTTTAAACACGGTAACATCGTTCGACGCGGGTTTCGGGGTGTTTGGATGGAACCGCTGGGACCGGGTAAGTATCCCGTTAATACCTACACGATGAAAGTAGAGGGTGTGCCAACCACAAACCTGGTGCTGAACTGGGCCAATGCCCGCACAGAATCGCACGATCTCGACCGCAATCTCTCAACGATTACGGTACGTTCCAAAGACGGCTTCCCGTTTAACCTCGACGTAGCACAGATCATCCATATTCCATCGGCAGAAGCGCCCAAAGTGATCGCTCGCTTTGGTAGCATGAACAACCTCGTATCACAGGTGCTGGAACCGACAATCGGTAACTATTTCCGAAACTCGGCCCAGGATTCGGACGTAATCGCTTTCCTGAGCACGCGGAAGGAACGGCAGGAGGCCGCCCGCGAACACATCCGGGCCGTGTTGGAAGTCTACAACGTAAACGCGGTTGATACGCTAATCGGTGATATTGTACCGCCCGATAGCTTGATGAAAACGCTGACCGACCGGAAGATTGCGCAGGAAGAAGAAAAAACGTACGAAACGCAGCGAATGGCGCAGGAAAAACGCCAGGGTATGGAGCGCGAAACGGCGTTGGCCGATATTCAGCGGGAGGTTGTCAAAGCGCAGCAAAGCGTTGAAATTGCTCAACGTACTGCCGATGCTGCCGTAAAAAAATCGGAAGGGGAAGCGCGTAGCCTGAAACTACAGGTTGGTGCGGAAGCCGAAGCGACCAAAATCCGGGCCGAGGCCAACGCGGAAGCCCGTCGTCGTCAGTCGGCAGCGGATGCTGAAGCGACCAAACTCACCGCCGACGCAGAAGCCGAACGGATTGCCAAAACGGGTACAGCCGAAGCCGAAAAAATTCTGGCCATCGGTCGCTCAACGGCTGAAGCGTACGAATTACAGGTTAAGGCCATGGGCGAGGAGAACTTTACCCGTTTTAAAATTACGGAAGAGATTGGTAAAGGAAATATCCGGGTTATCCCCGACATTGTCATCAACGGAGGGAGCGGCACCGATGGTTCGCTCAATGGATTGATGGGCTTGAAACTGCTGGAACAGATTGAAGAACGAAAAAGTGGTCGATCAACGAAAATCGTTGATGTCCTGAAACCCGTGGAAAGTAAGCCTGGTAAAAACGAATAA
- a CDS encoding ABC transporter ATP-binding protein: protein MDKTRPRQASAPKASLLGLLRPYSRMVILLILFALISNGINLLLPMIISHGIDDYAAGHFVLKRTVIQFLLAALFIFVFTYLQSIVQTYASEQVARDLRTQLADKLSRQRFAYIQETNPSRLLTNLTSDVDSVKTFVSQAVVSIVSSLCIIVGASILLVNINWKLGLTVMAIIPIVGVTFYILMSKVRTLFVRSRGVVDWLNKVINESILGAALIRVLNAQQLEYEKFLAANTDAKDIGLAILRLFAALIPIISFTANMAALSILVMGGHFVITGSMTLGDFAAFNGYLALLIFPIIVIGFMSNVIAQASASYERVSQVLQAPETAKTGTIDLPLQGTITVRNVSVYYDGKLALKDVSFSVKAGSRTAIVGPTAAGKSQLLYLLTGLIDSQEGSVAYDELSIDQYSEDAFHRQVGFVFQDSIIFNMSLRENIAFSDSVTDESVQKAIDTAELRGFIDSLPEALQTVVSERGSTLSGGQKQRIMLARALALNPKVLLLDDFTARVDANTEQKIVQNIQRNYPDLTLVSVTQKITSAEQYEQIILLMEGEIVARGTHPELMNSSPEYVQIYQSQRSTSQYELRS from the coding sequence ATGGACAAAACTAGACCACGGCAGGCGTCTGCTCCCAAGGCCTCGTTGCTTGGGCTGCTCAGGCCCTACTCCCGAATGGTCATTTTACTGATTCTGTTTGCCTTGATCAGTAACGGCATCAATCTGCTTCTGCCCATGATCATTTCGCACGGAATCGATGACTATGCCGCCGGACATTTCGTGTTGAAAAGAACAGTGATTCAGTTTCTGCTGGCGGCTCTGTTTATTTTCGTTTTTACCTACCTGCAAAGTATCGTCCAGACCTACGCTTCTGAACAGGTAGCCAGAGACTTGCGGACGCAACTGGCCGATAAATTATCGCGCCAACGGTTTGCCTACATTCAGGAGACTAACCCGTCGCGGTTGCTGACAAATCTGACATCTGACGTTGATTCTGTCAAAACGTTTGTTTCGCAAGCAGTGGTATCCATCGTGTCGTCGCTGTGCATTATTGTCGGGGCTAGTATACTGCTGGTCAATATAAACTGGAAGCTGGGGCTTACTGTCATGGCCATTATCCCCATCGTGGGCGTCACGTTCTACATTCTGATGAGCAAAGTCAGAACGCTGTTCGTGCGAAGTCGAGGGGTAGTGGATTGGCTGAATAAGGTTATCAATGAAAGCATTCTCGGCGCAGCCCTGATTCGGGTACTCAATGCCCAGCAGCTTGAATACGAAAAGTTTCTGGCGGCTAATACCGATGCGAAAGATATTGGGTTGGCTATTCTGCGGCTCTTTGCCGCGCTGATACCGATTATTTCGTTCACGGCCAATATGGCGGCTTTGAGCATTTTGGTCATGGGTGGGCACTTTGTTATTACCGGGAGCATGACGCTCGGCGATTTTGCTGCTTTCAATGGCTACCTGGCCCTGCTTATTTTCCCAATCATTGTCATTGGTTTTATGAGTAACGTCATTGCCCAGGCGTCGGCCTCGTATGAGCGGGTCAGCCAGGTATTGCAGGCACCCGAAACGGCTAAGACCGGAACCATCGATCTGCCTTTACAGGGCACGATTACCGTTCGAAACGTATCCGTTTATTACGATGGGAAACTGGCGCTTAAGGATGTGTCTTTTTCGGTGAAGGCAGGGAGCCGAACCGCTATTGTAGGACCCACAGCGGCTGGAAAAAGCCAATTGCTGTATCTCCTGACCGGACTGATCGACTCCCAGGAAGGAAGCGTTGCGTACGACGAGTTATCCATTGATCAGTACAGCGAAGACGCGTTTCATCGGCAGGTTGGGTTCGTGTTTCAGGATAGTATCATCTTTAACATGAGCCTTCGGGAAAATATTGCTTTTAGTGATAGCGTAACCGATGAGTCGGTACAAAAAGCAATCGACACGGCGGAGCTACGCGGCTTCATCGACTCGCTGCCCGAAGCATTACAGACCGTTGTATCGGAACGGGGAAGCACCCTGTCGGGTGGTCAGAAACAGCGGATCATGCTGGCCCGCGCACTAGCACTCAATCCTAAAGTACTGCTGCTGGACGACTTTACGGCTCGGGTTGATGCGAATACGGAACAGAAAATCGTGCAGAATATCCAACGCAATTATCCGGATCTAACGCTGGTATCGGTCACCCAGAAGATTACGTCTGCCGAACAGTATGAGCAAATCATTTTACTCATGGAGGGCGAGATCGTTGCCAGAGGCACGCACCCCGAATTGATGAACAGTAGTCCCGAGTACGTTCAAATTTACCAGTCGCAACGCAGTACGAGCCAGTATGAATTACGATCTTAA